One Malania oleifera isolate guangnan ecotype guangnan chromosome 10, ASM2987363v1, whole genome shotgun sequence genomic region harbors:
- the LOC131166351 gene encoding uncharacterized protein LOC131166351, which yields MSQSASKTKTTHSGSFVVRMEVDESAVPPLSELVLALEQATLMLKQRRATADAAHLHQTYSSLYAAHLQLSSFLSRTPPPPPPPPPPPPLAAENSVSSAIGHGENIDKANSPMQEGDDDGEQSSKNTIEKVEERMKDCFIQNKRPKRPLSPSAKQQRSNDCEFRGSPEYDPQRTRLRSLDLIFQFHG from the coding sequence ATGTCCCAAAGCGCATCAAAAACTAAAACAACACACTCAGGAAGCTTTGTTGTCAGAATGGAAGTTGATGAATCGGCGGTACCTCCACTCTCAGAGCTCGTGCTGGCTCTTGAACAAGCAACCCTAATGCTCAAACAGCGCCGCGCCACCGCCGACGCTGCCCACCTCCACCAAACCTACTCCTCTCTCTACGCCGCCCACCTCCAGCTCTCCTCCTTCCTCTCCCGCACcccgcctcctcctcctcctcctcctccgccGCCGCCTCTCGCCGCTGAGAACTCTGTCTCCTCCGCCATCGGCCACGGCGAAAATATCGACAAAGCTAACTCCCCAATGCAAGAGGGCGATGACGACGGCGAACAGAGCTCCAAGAATACCATCGAGAAGGTTGAGGAGCGGATGAAGGATTGTTTTATTCAGAACAAGAGGCCCAAACGGCCGCTGTCGCCCTCGGCCAAGCAGCAGCGTTCAAACGATTGCGAGTTCAGGGGTTCCCCAGAGTACGATCCCCAGAGGACGAGGTTGAGGTCTTTAgatctgatttttcaatttcatgGTTGA